The nucleotide sequence CCAACAATGTATTTGGTTACTACATTGAGGTAAGAAACACACATAAGGATAAAGTGCCACCCGAATGGACGCGCAAGCAGACTTTGGTCAGCGCCGAACGCTACATTACCGAAGAGCTTAAAGAATACGAAGCGAAAATTCTTGGCGCAGAAGAAAAGATAAGCACTTTGGAACAGGAATTGTTTGCATCTTTGGTATCCTGGATGCTTCAATATATTGGCGAAGTGCAGCAAACAGCCTCGGCTGTTGCTCAACTGGATTGCCTGGGATCTTATGCCATACTGGCTCAAACCGCAAATTATACCCGTCCGTTGCTCGATGAGAGCTTCGATCTCGATATTAAGGAGGGTCGACACCCGGTAATAGAGCGGCAGTTACCTCCTGATGCCCCTTATATTGCCAACGATGTCTTTCTCGATAGGGAAAACCAGCAGATCATCATGATCACAGGGCCCAATATGAGTGGTAAATCGGCTATTTTACGGCAAACAGCACTCATTGTGCTGTTGGCACAGATGGGAAGTTTTGTCCCTGCTAAAGCCGTGAGAATGGGATGTGTGGATAAGATATTTACCAGAGTGGGTGCTAGTGACAATATTTCGATGGGTGAATCGACCTTTATGGTGGAAATGAACGAAACGGCGAGTATATTGAATAATATTTCGGAACGCAGCCTGGTATTGCTCGATGAAATAGGGAGAGGGACCAGCACGTATGACGGGATAAGTATTGCTTGGGCAATTAGTGAATATGTACACGAGCATCCTTCCAGAGCCAAGACCTTATTTGCTACTCATTATCACGAATTGAATGAAATGACCGAGACTTTTTCCAGGATTAAAAATTACAATGTTTCGGTAAAGGAATTAAAAGACACGGTTTTATTTCTGCGGAAACTTGTACCCGGCGGGTCTCAGCACAGTTTCGGGATTCATGTAGCAAAGATGGCCGGAATGCCGCAAGCCGTGTTACAGCGGGCTAACAAGATCTTAGGTCGGTTGGAAAAATCACATTCTTCGGAAGAACTTACCGACGAGATGAGGGCAATTTCAAAAGATGAGATGCAATTGAGTTTCTTTAAGCTGGATGACCCATTGCTGGAGGAGCTTAGAGAAGAGATTTTGGATATCGATATCGATACGCTTACTCCGGTGGAGGCGTTAATGAAGCTAAATGAAATTAAAAGGATGCTACAACGAAATGCTTCTGTAAAGCTGAAAAAATAGTGCGTTTATTCACAGAAATATTTTAGTAAAAATATCTTTGCTTTTGCTTTAAAAATTTTAAATTTGCGTCCGCTTTAGCGATAAAGCCACGTTCTTAATAAATCTGCGAAAATAGCTCAGTTGGTAGAGCGCCACCTTGCCAAGGTGGAGGTCGCGGGTTCGAATCCCGTTTTTCGCTCTAAGTGTTACCCTGCTGAAGTGGTGGAATTGGTAGACACGCTGGACTTAAAATCCAGTGGACAGAAATGTCCGTACGGGTTCAAGTCCCGTCTTCAGTACAGATGAGTAAAAACCAAGCCGAAAGGCTTGGTTTTTTTGTTTAAAAAAATTCGGAAGCTTGCTTCAAGATATTTTTTTAAACAAAAAAGGCGATTCATGAAATGAATTGGTTTTTATTTTGACGCTGTTGATTTGGGACTCGCCGCAGGCAATTCCCGTTAGATTAAATTCGGAAGCTTGCTTCAAGATATTTTTTTAAACAAAAAAGGCGATTCATGAAATGAATTGGTTTTTACTTTGACGCTGTTGATTTGGGACTCGCCGCAGGCAATTCCCGTTAGATTAAATTCGGAAGCTTGCTCTAAACTATTTGATCCAGTTACCTATATTAGGTTTTCCAAGATTATCTGAATAATAAGATGCCGGCAGGTATTCTGAACGAGAACAATTTAACGATCATTCAGCCCCTTACCGTTCAGAATATGTTCCATATATTTTTCAACCCTGGAGGTTCGTGTTTTTGATTGTTTAGCCCCTGAAAAATAAAGCAGATATCCTCGTTTACGTCCCGGAGTTAACGCTTCAAATGCATTTTTTAAGTCAGGAATCTCTTCTAATTTCGTTTGAAATTCGACAGGGATTTCAAATTCTGATGTTTTTTTATAGGCCACTTCCAATCCTGCTTTTTCGACTTCTATAGCTTCATAGATGTAGGATCTAATAACCGCCTCCAATTTTTTGATTTCCTTTGAATTAGTAAATCGCAACTGACGGGCAGATTGAACGTTTTTTGTTTGTTGCACCAGAATTTTGTTGCCGTCTTTTAATAATGCGCCCTTAACAAACAAGAGTGCACAATATGCCTTAAATCCGTGAATTAGTACAATGTTACTATTTTGAAATGTGTAGCAAGGAACACCCCACTTTAAAGTTTCGGTAAGTCCGCAATCCAAAATAATGGATCGAAGCAGTTGATATTCATGTTGCCAAGGCGTATCTTTTTCAAAGAACCAATCGACTTCAGGATTCATAATTATTTAGTTTTCAGTTGCTGTAGGCACCTCATAAAATTGGAAAGAGAGTTTTTACAAATCATCGCTCCAAATCTTTTTGATCTCGTCGTCTACATCTTTCTTAAGGTCATCACTGCCATCGGACTTTTTGCTGATCATGATAGAGATATAGACTAAAAACAGTAGTATAGGAAGCACTATAGGTAGTGAGTACCAGAAGTCGAATTCATCTATATATTGGATCTTGTAATTTATAACCCCCGAAAACTGGAATAGGAACATAGTAAACGGGACGAGAATTGCGTATTTCCACCAGTTCTTTGAAGTTAAGAACCATATCCCGGTGAGCAATACAAATGTAAGTTTGGTGATGGCGGCATGAACATAGATTTGAACATTGTTAAACCCTCCGGATTCTACAGTTCCCAGAAAAGTATGCCATTCGTTGGAATCTGCCGGAGCATATTTATAGAGGTAGAATAAAAAAGGTGTTGCGATCAATACTATTGAGAGCAACACCCCTTTAACGATATTCAGTTTCCTACCCGTTTGGGGGAATCTCGTACTTGTTCTTGTCGATTTGTTGGTCATTAGATACCAGTGATTCTGGAGTACAGCTTGCCATAAATGCAAGCACAGCTAAAATAAACATTAGTTTTTTCATAATAATAAGTATTAAAGGTTTAAAAAAAGTAATCTACTTATTATTAAGAAAATTCTTACTTCATAGAATAACTACTTATCAAATAGTTATTTACAATTT is from Constantimarinum furrinae and encodes:
- a CDS encoding YdeI/OmpD-associated family protein; its protein translation is MNPEVDWFFEKDTPWQHEYQLLRSIILDCGLTETLKWGVPCYTFQNSNIVLIHGFKAYCALLFVKGALLKDGNKILVQQTKNVQSARQLRFTNSKEIKKLEAVIRSYIYEAIEVEKAGLEVAYKKTSEFEIPVEFQTKLEEIPDLKNAFEALTPGRKRGYLLYFSGAKQSKTRTSRVEKYMEHILNGKGLNDR